CCATCATCCGTGTTTGTTATGTAAGTcagaaataaaaccacaacccagcaaaacaaaatgaaataaaagacaacatgAAAGTATCAAACATCAAAGACAGCAGGAACCAGGCCTTAGGTCAAATAACATCTTGCAGCACTAGACAGCTGCAAACATAAGCTATTCCATCAAAGTTCCTGTCAACTGCAGTGGTTTTGGCTGCATGTAGAGCATCGTCATATCTGTTCATGTCATGCATGAACCGTAAGACTCGTGATCAGTTTATTTACTTTGGAACAATATGTAACCGAGGAGTGGTCTGTATCAACAATGAATCACATGCTGTAGAGTAGAAGTCCTGCTGTATGGATTCAACCTCTTAAGCATGTCACACCTTTGCAACAGTGATGTTATAGCAGGTGTCTTTTTACAGCTGATGGAAAATTTCACTTTTACCATGCTTGATTTGATGTGTAACATACAGCTGTAACATGTTTAAGATGAAACATTAGGAATATCCTTCAATGCAGACATAAATTCtctttcagtcagtgtcaggtcaatgtgaaaacacacttaATAATTGCATCATATTTTACAAATCGATCTAATGTTTTGCATGTGAAATCTTAATCTGTTATCTGTTGTACTGGTATAAGAGGCACACACTTTGAGATCATGCAAAAGTGAAATTATAAAGTAGTATAAACTGTGTTTAAGTACAAGTTTAAGTACCTCCTAGGAACTGTCGAGGTTTCCTTTAGCAAGGCACTAAATCCCTAACAGCTCCTGAAGGTGCACCTCTATAGCTCCTCTCCCTACTGACAGAGTCActccatgtgtgtatgtgtggttgtaCTACAGtctatatgtgtaaaaaaaaaaaagaagaagtaattTTCCCCATTGTTGAATTAATACAAGTAAAATATAGTTATCATTTATAATTAAGCTATATTATACTACTACTTATGTGATGCttttaaaggtcctgtgtgtaagATTGGAACtactgacagaaatggaatacagtataatatttataactatgttttcacgagagtataatcacctgaaaataagaattgttatgtttatgttaccttttatatctacagagggagcagtaGCAGAATGTTGAACCACTATGTTTCTACACAGGACCTTTCGTCTTTCAAGGCCACTGTATTTTCCCCTTTATGCTTGAAACAAGAGAaggaggtgaggggtattcagtcagttgcaatctgcaacttcaccactagatgtcactaaattctacacactggacctttaactacaTTCCACATTGAACTATTAGTCCCATTAGTACAGCTCAGTTTCATCatctaaatgtttctttcagtccaaactaaagaaaaaacTACAGAAATATTAGGTGGCAACACCGTGCTCTTATTTTTCTAGACACGGTGACCTAACTTCCCGCACAGCTGCGGATGTTTGCCGCACTCTGTGCCGCAGCGCGTCGCCCTGAGCGCATTCCAGTTGCGGAGTGTTTTGAGCGGACTCAGAGTCTTCACATTCCTCTGTAGGCGCGGTAGACTTTCCCGAGCTGCTGGTTGTTTCGTGTGGGCtgttaaaataaactgtttttacacCTTGTCGGTGGGATTATGACGCCGTCTGTGCGTCGTCGGCGACAGTAAGCTGCGAGCTGTAAGTCAGCCGCAGGTGGAGTGGACGGGACTCACTGTGGGAAATGGACCATGAGCAGCAATCAGAGTGTGTACCTGCGTGTTTCCAAGCAGTGTGACGGACTGATTGGAGGTAAGGAGCTGTGTTATTTTCTATATGCAACTTTTTTAAACTCCCTTTTGAGCTGATCAGCCGGAATTGATTTAAATATTACTCaaccaggtgatcaaagataCTGAAGGCTGTGCCTGCTGTGTACTCTGATAACAGATCTCCTGCTGCTGGGAAACACCATTTAAAGTTCACCTCTGACCTATTATGATCtcaaagctgtgtgtttttagaatAAAACAAGCCCATTGACTAGAAAGTAAAATGAATAGGCATTAAATGTACATTGGGGGACCTGATAAGGAGTTTATTATCAGCCCTTCTGGTGTCATTACAGCTGATTATTCATTAacagtttcatttcagtgtttttgtggcCATGGCGGGTTGCTGGCAGTGGTGCCGCCGcacctgtctctgctgtctgtccgaggaggagaaaaggacCATCGCTGTGGACAAAGAGATCAAGAGGATCctcaagcagcagaagaagaaggagagacgGGAAATTAAAGTCCTCCTGCTGGgttagtaacacacacacacacacacacacactcacacacacctgacacacctgacacaaacatattttggcAGTGTAAGAGCACAGTGATACCAAATCTATTTACCaagcaaatcaaataaagtAAACTAACACCAGATGATTGAAATCCAAGAGGGAACACCCTGCATataaattaaaatctgtttgtcctgtttggTAGCCCACaaatacaaaagacaaaactaTGTAAAGTATGTGTCACCTTGTGACTATGTAAAGAATGGTTCTAGTTGGGATTGGCTATTTAACTAGAAACCACAAGGACTAGAGAAACCCACAGGCCTACTTTACAGCTGGTTTGATTACTTTAGCGCTGACTGGCAACAACAAAGCTTTGGCTTTGATATTGTAATGGAGGCATGTACACTTCAGCTTCCAGGCAGAGGGTAATGATAATGAGTGCTAAGATAAATTAAAAGGGCAAAATGCTGAAATTACAGCTGAAACTATGCGATGTTAAATCAGAAAAACTGATCTGCAACTAGTTTCATTATTTGTTGAAggcattttacacacaaacaagaaattATCAAGTTTCATCTTTTTAATTGTGAGGATTTTACTTATCTTTTACTCACGGTGTATCTAACTGAACATCTGGACCGTTGGTCAGATAAAAGTGAGGTtatttgaagacatcaccttTGGAAACTGTAACGGCCAAAAAATGCTGATTTGATTTACTGATAAACCAGTCCAGATATAAATCTCACAGGAGGtactgaaaaatgtatttattgtgaaataaatatttccatATAGTCTTATTTATATGGATTATAGGTTAAGTTGATTTACTATTGATTATCAGTTTCTcaatactgaaatatttcaaatcgtgtgataaaacactgaactaaTGTTCATCatgttgaatacattttttgtgtgttaaaatggaacaaaatcctaattttcttttaaatagaACTGCGAAGTAGGCCTGCAacttacatattttattattattgattgatctgttgattatttttatgattagttgtttttgtctgaacaAAAGTCCAATATAAGAAGCTAATCCCCACATTTTAAAAGCCTGTGCCAGTTaatattttgctttttcttttcaatcttAAGTATCAAAAGTGTTAAGATTAATTGAGCAGCAGTATACTGTGAACCACAACAGCTTGATACAAGAACAGCTGGTTTACTGcagagttttattgttttattgtgaaggtgGGCAACCTGGTCTAAAATAAAGACTGCATCATAAAAAGTAATACCCAtacctgaaataaaacatttggtgTGAAACAGCAGAGCCACTTTTTCACACGTGTGTCAGCGCGTCTTTTGTTTGATCCATTATCAGCATGGACAACAGGATGAGATTAAGATCTCGGGGTTGTATCACCGCTGCTGAGTAATTTCCTGGGGGAAACCCTGAAATGAAATGGAGGGACAGTAAACAATAATATTGCCcagtagtattattatttcctCTACGACTGTGtagacaaatgtttgtgtgcaggaaCAGGACTGTCAATGAACACAAAGGATTATATGCTGTTCCTCGAAAGTGCTGAAAAATTTCTTGTTAAGTGTTTGTCACATTTACAAGCGAGTAGAGAGTTTTAGTTTCCTCTTTCAGATTTCATGACAGACATCCAAACAGACAAGCATCAGAGAACATATCTATATATTACATCTGTAACCAGGGCACTTCCTTTGAATTTAACTTGAAAATGTGCTTCTGTAAGAACACATCCGgtgtaagaaaagaaaacaaggtgctgtttttttgttgtggtttaaTGTTTGAACCCTGAACTGCGCAAGAAGCTGAGAAACGATGGGGTCAACAAGACACAGCACTGTCATGTTGAAAGTCATCCTCCGTTTTAGaactgattttaaacttctgttgtttgtttttaacgtcATTAATGGCTTGGCCCCCTCTTATTTGtcagagattttaacttttcgcAATTCTTCTGTTAGAGGTCCCTAGGACCACTACTGATCTCAGTCTTTTTAAATCGAAACTTTTTAGATTGGCGTTTCAATTCTGACTAAGGCAGTACTGTTTCTTAGGTGTACTTATTCTCTCTGCTCCGTTCTATGTATTTCTTGAaggcttttaataccctgcagcactacagcacttttaattgtatttattggttatgtatctgttatgtattgttgtatggctttgttgtaaagcactttgggtgcTATTGTAAaaggctatacaaataaacttgatttgatttgatttgatcctcaACTTAAATTTTTCTGCTACTGTTTTTTACTAAAGATGAATCAAgttaattgattgattaataGGAAAGGCAGTGTTTCAGACATAGTCTGACATTTTGCGTAACACTGAAGCTAAATCCATTCAATTTGTCAAAATGCCCcaaaaaaaggcagcaaaagTGGATTTTAAATTTCATATTATCTTTACatcttacattacattttttacattagGAGTTATTTATCTGctactttaaagctgcattattgctttttttctggTCTGTAAAAACAGCTTTGGCCTTAcaaaattatttcttttttcttttttcttttttctttacacttATAGAATAGACACTAACATTTACTTTTAGTCATGTTTCTGGTGCccaatatttactctctgtTTTTGATCTCTACCTACCAACTCCTgatggaaatatctgtctctcaGCTGCTTAATGAAACAATTTTTAACATCAATGGTTAGTGTTCTAGTTAAGACTGATTGCAATCACTGAACTTCCGTTGTCTCAATTGTTTGAAATTGACTTAAAGacaatacatgttaatgctttATGAGGTAAAATTAAATTTCAGAATTGTTactgtcaaaataaatccaTTAAAAGTGCTTCTTTTTGTGACTGAAAAattcatattgtttttatatattataagtTTGTGACAGCACAACCCTATAGAGAGAGTTTCCCATTCCTTTCGCTTAATCCGCTTTGTGTCTAACACAGTCTCGCTCAAGTCTTGTCCTGTTCTGAAATCCTGGTAGAGGTAAGGTGACTGATCAACAGTGGAAATGCGAGCATAGTAATGCACTGGCAGGAAAGAGTTTCAGAGTACAGGAAGCGTAGCttgatgtttaaaatgtcatggATTCATATTAATACAAAGAGCTTCAAGCACAAGAGTGAATGAGTAGAGAGAGATTGGGGTGAAGCAGCTGTTGCCGAGCGCAGGAGACTGGTGGTGTTCCTGTGACCTTCAACCTTAAGCAAAGGGtataaaaagcattaaaattttctgcagaaaaaaacccCATGTAGAGTCAGGGTGATAACTCTGTGTAGGTTCAAGGCTATGAGCTGAAACTAGTTATTATTTTAGACCATaaaactgactttttaaatCACCTCTCTCTATCTGTTAAACCACTTATCGAGAACAGAGTCTTGGAACAAACAGACCTTTGAGGTTTTTTTAGAGTTTTCTCCTAAAAACACAGGCAGGTTCAAACTGAACCCCTGAGCTACTTTCTCTAATAATGTTTGATAATTATTTTCTATCCTACTTGTTGCCTCAGGTACCGGAGAGAGCGGGAAAACCACCTTCATCCGACAGATGAGGATCATCCACGGACGGGGCTtctcagaggaggagaggaaggccTTTGCCAAATGCATCTTCCAGAACATTTTCACCGCTATGAAGGCCATGACGGGAGCCATGACCACACTCAAAATCCCCTACTCCAACCCAGAGAACGAGGTAGACccgcacaaacacagagctctgCCAGCATGAACACACCCatttacacatgaacacactcactcataaacaaacacaaacgtgTACACTGACCTGCGGGCATCAGGGCAAGTGCGGTGACTGGACCTGTGGGATTATGTCCACATTAAACAAGAGTCATCAAACACAAGgggacagaaataaacacagcgTGTTGTAGGCTATAAGTAGAAGCAGGCGGTTTTACCATGAATACACACAATTCTCAAGTAAGGAAGATGTTGGAGGActaatcacacaaaaaaacccgTAACAGGATGTCGTCTGTCGGgtttaataaacattaaaatgtcaagTTTCAGTACAAAATCTCCTAATGGGCCAAATCTCTCACTGTCTTTCAGATCTACGCCAAGTGGCTGAGGGATGTAAACACAGTGCAGATCATCCAGCTGGAGCGGGGCTACGTTGACGCAATTCGCCGCCTCTGGGCAGACATGGGAATCCGGGTCTGTTACAGCCGTCGCTGTGAATATCAACTCCTGGACTCCACAGAGTAGTGAGTAACTGAAAGTCGGAGCTTAAGGCGCTGTGCCACACCCTGACTTATGATAAAACACTGTCACAGCAAGTTACCAACAACGATGACACGATACAGGAATCTATGTGTCTATGCATGTGTTCCTCTGCAAGACAGGACATCACAACGTCTGtgaaaatcattaattaattctGACATATCAGAGTCCAAGGCTATATCTTCAAATCGGTTGTTTTGGTTGACCTCAAGTTCattacacaaatatatttaatttccaagaatataagacaaagaaaagaagtatATTTTCACTTCCAGGGAatcgcttcaaaatggctgaaGTTATTAAAAGATTATCAAAATATTAGACAATTACTGGCTAGATGTCACCAGGAATAAGACAtttgaacacaaacagcaacacgTACTGCACATGTGTCATAGTTCTCATATAAAACCAGGATAATCCAAATATTTAGAAGAATGTCAGAGAAACTGTTCCAGAACTATATTTTTAGTGAAGTAATAATGTGACAATTTCTGTATCACAAGAGAACATGTGGCAAcatgttgtattgtttgtttatgcCACATCTGACCTTTGTCCCAAACCCACAGGTGGACACAGTTAAAAAATGGCCATCTTGTTTTCAGCTTCGcttacagttacagtttttttgATATGAAAATGAAGAGCTGGAGAAGCTGTTTAATTATTAGTTCCCattttttgagtgtttttatgtagtttttattttatttgtgtgatcTTATAAAAACAATCTTTTAATCATAAACTACCTTTTCTCTTGTTATAGCCACATTGGTATtagaaactttgttttttttgttgttgttgttggatttgtttctgtatttcagCTCCATGTTTGCTATTGTAGAATaagttttactcttttttttgtgactgaCACCACTAGAGGGGGCTGGTTCTTTACCGACTGTACTGTATATCCAGATGTTTTTCAGCCATGTTGAAAGCTCCACTTGATTAAAGAGTATTTCAGGAAAACTGCCAACTGTCTTGTGAGACGTTAATCATCTTTTTAACCGAGAACTTAATGAGTAACTGCACTCAGTTACCATCAGACAACATAAAAAAGATTTAACGTGCAGTAGGTGTGAGCCTCACGCTCCAAGTATCTGATGTGTCACAAAACAAAGGCTTGACTCAGCctgcctctgttttctctcttttctattgctgttctgttctgtgtttacCCAGCAGCTCAATCATCATGGTGTGTGCATGATAAGAGACAGGCAGTCAACATTAGCTAATGACAGCTTGTATCAACACGAGCCATAAAGCCATCGTCTGTACATGGCTGATACGGACTCACTCCACTCCcttcttgttttttaatttcagattttttttttatcatcactaGTTCATCATATATCGAACACGGTCAATGTGATATAAACACAGGCGGTGTTAActtactaactaactaacttaaattcttcttcttcttcttctttcttttagctACATGACTAATCTCGACCGCATCTCCGCCCCAGACTACATCCCCACAGAACAGGATGTGCTGCGAGTTCGATTCCCCACCACAGGCATCCACGACTATGCCTTCACCATCAAGACCATCACACTAAGGTGACTAGTCCTCTGTCATTGGCATATACCTAATACTGACAGCATTCTCTGCGGTAAACATACTATTGACACTTGCTGAGGCAcacctgtttgtgtgcatgtgcgtgtgtgtgtgcacgatcACATTTCCAATTGTGTCTGTACAAAGCCTCTGCCGGGAAGTAAAGTGTCGCTCTCAGTGTTGGTGTTGTTTCTTTCCAAGAGCAGAGTGGCGGCTCTGACTGCAGCTAAACAAAGATCAACATCCACTTCAGGGGAACATTGTGTTCCCAGATTAAATGACACCTGTGTTTATATCATGAATCAAGGTTTATATTTATCCTTggatcacaaaaaaataaaagcacctcTTCAAATTTGATATTATTACGgtttaaaagaggaaaaaaatcacaatcagtCCTGTTGTTAGTCGAGACGGGAAACAGGAATCAATttggaaccggttctcaaccCGTATGACTCAGAGCCTGTCAATTCCTGGCATTTGCACATTGCAAAGCAAAGCAACGCTGCTGGAAGCTTAAACTTGAGTCGTGATAGAGAGGAAGAAACTGTCCAAACGGTAGCTTCATTTTAACGAAGAGAGATGAGAACAGTGCTAGttaatgtctgtaaaatgatcattttgaaTAATGAAGGAAACACCGTATTTCCACACTGTACCACTTCTTTTCCAACTGAGCAGCATGTCTGTTAACGGAGGGGAAATGTCCTGTTAGAATAATATTAGCACTTCACAGGGAGGCTCGGCAGATTCTTTCTTTGACtaagaaaaactaaatcaaGCACATTACAAAAAGTCTCTCATTTGATCCATTTCACATGATGACAGTCAGATTCGCCCACCCGCTCCCCTTTTTTTTACCAATCTGTTTCTACACTGTGTTCAGTTTTATATACAgtcagtgataaaaaaaacagctgcattgACGCTGAAACCCTGTGTAGGCTGACTATTTTCTTCACGGATTGCTCAGGAATTAATAAGTGATTCGATAAAGAATCAGACAGATAAGAAGAATCAATAACAGCATTTGTACTAATAAAATCAGttaccaacatttttttttccagatttcaCAGTGAgctgtggaaaatgttttttccgGTGTGAAAGCATGTCACGTTAGAAAGGTGACACGCTGTAAGTGTTTGGTACAGTCCACTTCACCATCAGGCAGCCGCAGCTCATTAGCAGCTGTGTGAAAGCCGCATGTGGCTGTGAGAGGAGAAGCtttttgaacagtttttttcttgctttttgtcAACTCTAACTTTTTCTGCTCTGATCCCTGACAGGATTGTGGACGTGGGTGGTCAGAAGTCGGAGCGTCGGAAGTGGATTCACTGTTTTGAAAACGTCACTTCACTCATCTTCCTGGCCTCCCTCAGCGAGTATGACCAGgtcctggaggagagagaaaccaTTGTAAGAGCACTATTTATATACCTATCAGAACTAAGTACAGTATTGCCAAGCTGAAAGTATCAGAAGTAGAAATACTCAACATGGAGAATGCTCCCCTGGAGTGTGTTCAttagtatatatatgtatattatgaTTTCTTTCTTTAGTCGATTAAAATAAAGATCTTTTTACGACCCTTTAtgattagattattattattactacagtGACATATATAGTATAGTCTGCTTTATAGTCAGCTCTGTCTTTATTAACTAGTAACTACAGCTGTTGGATGAATATAGTCAAAAGTAACATTTAAGTGGAGTAGTAAAAATACTAAAGTAAAGTCCCAGCACCATCTTTCTACATCCATCTATCATCTCATCTGTAATTGTCACACTCCCTGCAGTCATTTCATCCGTCCACCAGCAGGTTTCACTCTTGCACAAGAAGAcctctatctccctctctcctctccctctctcctcatcctctgcAGCCCTCTGTCGCCTTCTGTCcatccccctccctcccatccTAACACTAAGCCGTTTATCTCCCCCAGCCACTTTTTAGTCCGCCAACACATTCATTAACCTCGACTGTGGCCCATGTGCTTTAGAccccccaaccaccaccaccacctcctctctttAGAGGGTTGCTTCCTCCCTGCTTCATCCTCAGCTATCCAAATCTGCCTTTGCCATCTCTgtgaatttacatttttctcttttcaagtCAAAATCATCACTCAAAAACTCATTGAGATAATTTTCTATCCACTAACAAAATCTTATCTACTTAACAAAAATCAACCCCCCGTCTCTGTCTAATGAGATGAAGTGCTGCAGCCTCCAGTATGATATCTGACTGTGAGTCTTTTTCTTCAGAACCGTATGCATGAGAGCCTGGCTCTGTTCTACACCACCATCCATTCGCCGTGGTTTCTCAACAcctccatcatcctcttcctcaaTAAGACGGACATCCTGGCTGACAAAGTCCAAACATCTGACCTGCAGAAATACTTCCCCGGCTTCACAGGTAacgcgtgtgtttgttttcattcatggtGGAGGTTATAGTAAACTGAAAGCAATTCTTGGATGAATAAGCAGTGatataattaaatgaatgaatggaccAACATTCTGATAATTGAATTAGTGACCTGAAGACTTCTGAGTTTTGGATTGTTGGTTGGACTGAACTGTGACTTTTCCAGattgaaacatctcaacaattTTCTCCAGACATTCAATGTCCCCAGTGAATAAATAACTGATTTCAGTCATCCCTTGGCTTTTTCTCTCGGGAGTCACCATGAGGTtgaaatttttttattttttttatttaatgtctcAATAAGtgtttgatggattgccataataataaaaaaaaaatatataataatttaggTGATCCCTTAACTTTTCCTCTAGCTCCAAAAGAAGATACAATTATTAGTTTGTCTGATAcgttggtttatgaccaaatacctgcctTAGCTGTACTAGTTTTCATTTTGGGAACACTGACATAATTAGGTTTGAAATTTGTTGCAAACTCCACGCAGGGGTTCAAGTATCCAAATAAGAAATTACAACAGTACTTGAGGGAAAGTCTGGGGGCGGAGCCTCGTCAGCAGCAGATGTCACCGACATCAACAACCACAATTGCAGCTTCTTGTCTGCAGGTGTGTATTCTTGTCACACCGTGGTCAGAAGGTCGTCACCATCGCTGTTCTGGGGTTAGCAAAGCCAGCAGTCATTAGTTTAGATTTCTTAGTCTTTatacacacgctcacacacacacacacacacacacacacacacacacacacacacacacacacacacacacacacaaacacacacagagagttgCAAATGAGTCACTTCCAGGTACTTGGTGTGCTTAATGATGTGGCTGCAGCCTGTAGCTCTGCTGGTGTGAAAGGCTGTAGAGCATTGCCCTAACAGTCCCCACCCCCCACgaccctccaccaccacccccctcgCTCCCTCTGTTACCCATGGCAACCACGGACAGATACATGTGtgagatgtctgtgtgtgtgcagggtgggaattagcaaatatttgtgtgtatgtgtgtgtatcttcaGTGTGCCCACTGTGTTTTACCATCAGCATTAGCGCGGTAAAATAATGACTCATACAGGGTCAAGTTCCTTGATGTCAATTTAACCTAAACGATAACTCCGAGTGGTTCCTGCCACTGGCTGCTTTTTGCTGTTAATGCTGCAGTGCTCCTGTGCGGAGACTGCGGCCCTTTTTACTGCTGCTGTAACCACTTTTGAAGGCTACCGTTGTTAAGTGGCCCTACAGTCCTATTCCATGTTGACACATACAGAAACTTGGCCATTTGAATTATTGGTCTAATCACTGCTTCCAaatttttaaatacttttttctgttatttttagggcttttttaatttattttcaattgtttgtctataaaatgtcagtaaagaGTAAAATACAGCCTAAGataatctgttttaatcatCCATACCCCAATAACATGTCATGACAGAGGTAGgttactggaaaaaaaagcaagaaagaaagaaagaaagaaagaaagaaagaaagaaagaaaactcacTAAAATGACCATCAGCCCTAACAATCGATTATTGTTTTGATTCATAGTTTGgtccaaaaaaaatctatgtctGTGCCGTCAAATAGTGTTCTGACTATCAACAGTATTCAATTTCCAAACaaagttttggaaaaaaaatctccaaaCAAACGTAGGATTTGCAGGTTGTAAACACAAGATTAAAAGCTGGTCAAGCTAAGTAGAGAGTGAATAAAGGGAGGGAGCGCTGTTGCGAACAAAGCAGTAAAATCagttattcattattattattattaagttattttttGATTGTTTAGCATAGCATTTATTTTCTGAGGCACAAATAATGGACACACCTCTGCAAAACCCTCCAGGAAGAAGCCACATTTGGcccacactgacacatacaAACCTGAAGCAGCACAGGAGAGCGATGGAGTCAGTGATGTCACCAGGgttgatacatttttttagtCCCTCAAGCTGCAGAAGGAATAGCTatgaaaaaagaacaatttaATAATGAAT
Above is a window of Larimichthys crocea isolate SSNF chromosome XVII, L_crocea_2.0, whole genome shotgun sequence DNA encoding:
- the LOC104923649 gene encoding guanine nucleotide-binding protein subunit alpha-11, which produces MAGCWQWCRRTCLCCLSEEEKRTIAVDKEIKRILKQQKKKERREIKVLLLGTGESGKTTFIRQMRIIHGRGFSEEERKAFAKCIFQNIFTAMKAMTGAMTTLKIPYSNPENEIYAKWLRDVNTVQIIQLERGYVDAIRRLWADMGIRVCYSRRCEYQLLDSTEYYMTNLDRISAPDYIPTEQDVLRVRFPTTGIHDYAFTIKTITLRIVDVGGQKSERRKWIHCFENVTSLIFLASLSEYDQVLEERETINRMHESLALFYTTIHSPWFLNTSIILFLNKTDILADKVQTSDLQKYFPGFTGKRRDPEDAKNYIYKLYEQQTINRDAKKEEWKTLYPHFTCATDTNNIRRVFSDVKDTVLLKSLRDYGVI